CCGCAGCCACAGCATATCTCTCCACACCAGCCTTTCTAGATCAAGGGGAGAGGGCGGCCCTGGTCGTGCTTATAGCCGCTGCGGGGCTCTGGATAACCGAGGCCGTCCCCCTCGTCGCCACAGCCCTGCTCATCCCCCTCCTCCAATCCCTCTTAGGGGTCCAATCCTTCGGAGACAGCCTGAGGCCATTCTTCGACCCCGTTGTCATGCTCCTCCTCGGGGGTTTTCTCCTAGCGGCATCCGTCGAGAAATACGACCTAGATGAGTACCTCGCATCCCAGGTCGTCTTCAGGGTTAAGGCGGACGTCCGGATCTTGCTCTTGGTGATGATGATCGCCACCATGAGTCTATCCCTCTGGATAAGCAACACGGCCGCGGCGGCGATAATGATGACCCTGGCCCTGAAACTCGTGGAGGGGGCTGAGGAGGCGGATAACTTCCCGAAGGCCCTTGTCCTCGGGATAGCCTACTCGGCGACCGTGGGTGGCGTTGGAACCCTTGTTGGAACCACCACGACAGCGATGGCCGCCGGCACCCTGAAGAGGCTCGCAGGGGTCGAGATATCATTCCTAGGGTGGATCCTCTACGGCCTCCCCGTATCCCTCCTCATGGTCCTGGCCGCCTGGCTCCTCCTCCTCTTCCTCTTCCCCTGTGGAGGGAGGAAGCCTCCCACCCCTGAGATGGCTATGAGGCCCCTTAATAGGAGGCAGAGGCTCACCCTCGCAGTTTTCGCTTTATCAATCATCCTATGGCTTACCGAGAGGATTCCCGATCCCCTGATCCCTTTGGTAGGTTGGAGGGGCCACGGCCTCTCTT
This genomic window from Candidatus Bathyarchaeota archaeon contains:
- a CDS encoding DASS family sodium-coupled anion symporter — protein: MRAARRAIITTAVAAAAATAYLSTPAFLDQGERAALVVLIAAAGLWITEAVPLVATALLIPLLQSLLGVQSFGDSLRPFFDPVVMLLLGGFLLAASVEKYDLDEYLASQVVFRVKADVRILLLVMMIATMSLSLWISNTAAAAIMMTLALKLVEGAEEADNFPKALVLGIAYSATVGGVGTLVGTTTTAMAAGTLKRLAGVEISFLGWILYGLPVSLLMVLAAWLLLLFLFPCGGRKPPTPEMAMRPLNRRQRLTLAVFALSIILWLTERIPDPLIPLVGWRGHGLSSNVVAAVIAIILFFSGLLEERDLSRVNWGVLILIGGGLSLGEALEVSGLMNRIGEALLILTRGAATWLIVLIVSFFGLAITVMASNTASAAIFLPIAIGIASSTGLSPAILAAIVGITTSLDFMLPVGTPPNAIAYSTGKVSLREMIKAGLILDIFGGLITSALAITIWPHIS